The sequence below is a genomic window from Chaetodon auriga isolate fChaAug3 chromosome 8, fChaAug3.hap1, whole genome shotgun sequence.
GAAGACAGACAAACTCTGCTGGATACTTCATTAGCATTATCCAGTGTATTTTTAGAGTTCACTGACAAGAAGCATGCAGGAGGTAGACaccatcagagtgtgtgtgttggtgtgtgtgcatgcatgtgtgtgttggcaccgtacagtgtgtgcttttgtcctgtgtgggaaggaggggaggggaggcagcagagagaaaagggggagaaagaaggaCAGCCCAGCAGGAATCATTAATATCAGCGATCACACACCGAGCCAGATAAAAGcaaactgtgtgagtgtgtgtagcaCAGATGAGGCAACCCAACCAGCACCAAGCCAGCTCTCTCCATCAGCGCTGTGGCTCCAGTACCACTGAACAGACagcaggaggggggggggggacgtcCACTAGCCTCAAGCTTTAAATGCAATTAAGGCTTCAGCGCCACGGACAGCGCCTCCACTGCCCCAAACCGCTGCAGCCTTGTGAAACACCGCGTTACAAAACACCTACAGCCCATCCACATTCACTTCCAACTCTAATGTCACTGTTGCACAGACACTGCCCACTTCCTTGTGTGTGAATAATGCCGGAAACTGCAATGGAAAGGGACGATCCGCTCCATTTCAGCGGCGAAGCTCACGCTTGACGTTGAGAAGCACGGAGTGGCTATTTTCCAAGCCGTGAGCTGGTCCACACGgggtacatgcacacagactcaGATGCTGTATTTTCTGCATGGCTGAGCATGAACTATTGAGACGTGAGGGTCACAGTAAGGGTGCCACCAACCGTATGCTGCCGGTAGTTACTTGTCGGCTGTTGACAAGGGAATCCGTGATGGCCTGTAGAGGAAGGCCGACCATATTAACAAGCCCGTACAGTCCCCATATGAGTGGATCTCCAAAGTAGCGTCTGGAATAACATGACATCTGCCTAAACCGGCTGCATGTGGTTTAAAAGGGTGTGAAATATCCCGTTATCGTCTCTTTTTAAAGCGTAAAAAGGCAAATGCTGACAGGATGGTGGTGGTTTATTGCCAGAGGGAACTCAAAACAAATCTGGCCTGTGCCCATCGAAAATGTATGGCCCTTGCATACAAAATGAAGAACGAATTGGCATCTGTCTAGTTTATCTCCACGGGAAATGGAGCATTTTGTGGATGAATGTGGTCTAATATTGCGACCCACAGTAATAGTAGCATCTAGCCCCCTGAAGCAAAGCTGTAGCATGTGTACTTACTATTAGTTGATGCGCTCAGTCAAGATAACAGTGCGTCCTCCGGATGGGACCCGCCAGGGAAAGCCCAGTGTCGGATTATTTGGTAGAAATATGTATCTTTGCAACGGTTTTTATGGCTATAATAATATGGCTATAAATGTGCAATCTGCTCCGTTCGTAAACAGaatgttacaaaaacaaaacgcaTCTTATTCGGGTTTCCTCTATGTATTGCAGTTACGGATGGCAAAGGtaagaaatgacaaaaacccatagaaaaaaatatacatgtaCTATATACAAACGCATCCCCATAAACGACGAAACACCGATTCACCACActcccctcctttttttctctccccctctacGATCTTGAGCTAATTCACGACGTCATGATGGAGACGCACCGTGCGTAACAGTCCCTCTCTCACGCATTTATCCGtgttttctccccctcccctccctccttggCAAGATGAAACGCGCTAAGGTCTGGGCCCACAAAAGCAAAATATCATAATGAATCTTACGAGGAGGATTTGGGTTTATGATAAGCTCGCGGATTTATCTCCGTGAATAATTATATCACGGCAGGAAGACTAGACACGGATGGAGGTGCAGATATGGCGCTGTGGTATTAACAGTGACTACTTTGTTAAGCCTTTTCCTAAAGCCCTTTGGAGTTAAGTCAACGAAGCGGTAGTCAGTCATTTCTACAACACTGGTCATCTATTGAATCAAAgcccttcctctccccctcttgtGTCTTTCTCGCcattctctgctcctctcctggcATCTATTCTCAGATCAGCGTCGTGCTTCATATTTATACATCTGCTGAATAATTGAATGACGGCTGGGGAAGACATAACCTCTCCCTGTATCTCATCATGCTTCTCCTTGTATCTGGAAAAACACGAATTCACATCTAATCCTGCCCCTTAACATAGGACACTGCAGTCCTATAACATAAATATGGCAATCACAAAAGCCCAAGAAGTATGATCTGGTTTATTGGTTATACGTATGACAATGCATAATTTGGAAACAGTGCGTGACATTCTGACTAATTCACAAATGCCATTAAAAGGGCGAAGGCTACCTGTTAAGACAGAAGTGAAGGTGAGGCGTTTCAGATGATTTAAATACATACCTGTGGGTATCCGGAACATCTGTACAACAAACTTGTCAAATATTCAAATCAGCAACACATGTAACTGTACATGTCGATATTTTCCAGCTTTGTAAtaattacatacatttacaaGTCATTTCTTGActttgttgttttgcatcttACACTTTGACAATCAAAGTACAATATGGTaagagaaaatacagaaatcaaAACGAAAAATAACTCATAAACTCTTCAAGTCTCATCGGAAACGGCGCCTGGGCGCCTCAGATTATTCAGCTGCTTTGACAAATCATAACAGGGCACACATTTGTTCTTTAAATGGCTCTTAACAGAAGTACAGATGAGTTTACAACAAAGTACTACTCATGCTAAATTTGTTACTTGTTCTGTGTCAAGGCACACGTCAAATTACAGCAAGGgcaactattttttttaaaaggcaaacagaaagaggaatTGCTGCCAAAGAAATCCACTTatacaaatgtaaacaatatCTAAATAATACAAATTTAGGAAAGGCTTTTGCATCAAAAGACTACAGTGtaattacataaaaacaaaaacatggctgaGCTTCatcattagcattagcttcaatagtgtcagtgtttgtttcagcaTACACAGCCCTGAATACATGTCATAAATGTCTTGTTTAAATAGCCAACTAGGAGTGCATGCTGTCAGAGTGGGAGGGTCTACGGAGTGTTTTATCATCTTCAGACTTCATTCTGTTTATCATTTCAGGAATTTTCAAAAAACGCATTCTCTCGTGCCAAAAATAAAGCGCTACTGGCAGCATGTTACTGGAAATAAATATACGAAATGTGAATTCAAACATGCTTTCACTCTGCACTGACAGAGAAccgtttttgtcatttttccctTCACGCGAACTTGATGAGGGTGGACATGAGTGTGGatctcagcgtgtgtgtgtgtgtgtgtgtgtgtgtgagtgtgtggagacGCCCTGCCACCCTCTACCTTGAAGCAATAGCTGATAAGACTCGACATGACTGGAGGGGAAACAGTGGAGGGATTTGTTTTCACCAGTCTCACCAAATTAGATCAGCGATTAGCCTGGGAAAATAAGAAACGATGCCTTTCTAAATATGTCTGTTGGAAAAGGGCTTTTGATCTTTCTTCGCTGTTCCTTCATGCTCAAGGAACAAATACTACCCAGAATTCCTCACAGGCAGCAAATATACAGTTTACTTGCCCTGGAGGGCTGAAAGCTCTTTAGATTTCAGGAGTGTTCTATCTAGGCTGCAATATTAACTATTAATCAGTGTCAGCTTTAGAATAATGTCAGTCAACATACGTGTGCTTATTTACACCGAGTATCATACACCTACAACTGCATCGCTGCAGTTTCGCATTTGCAGTTAATTCACTGTCTGATACTTTGGTTGGTACCTACTTGTTAGGGATGTTTACCCtaatttggacttttttgaTAGCTCACATTTTACTTTAGCGGCGTTTATAGCTGTTGAACCTACGAAAGCctcacaaactgaagcttcgGTGGTGCTGCTTGTAGAACTGCTGCTGGCGCTCTTTGGCGGATGTTTCCGTCAGCTTGTCTCTTCTATCGATCACTccgcctctctctttctccccctcgTCCCCAGTTACGCTCCCGACGTCGCTGAGGTCCCCGAGGTGCTCAATGGAGTCATATTTCTCCAGGTCGGAAGCGATGGTCTGCAGGCTGAAGACTGAAAGGGAATCCGACCCCGCCCGctccctctccttttcattCTCCTTCTCCTTGTATTTCTCCACCAGGTCGATGGCGGCATCCACTCGATCCGACCCCATTGCACCACCGCTGCAGGCCCCACCTTCTTTCTTCACTCTGATGTCCGACTCGGCTCCGACGGGGGGACTCCGCCCACCGCAGACCGTCGGGCATCCTCCCTCGGCCTGGTCCCTCCCCCTCTGGGCGTGGATCTGCTCGCTGATTTGTTCTAGGTTTCGCAGGGCGATGGAATAGCGGGTCTTCACTTTGGCCACCTGCTgttccagctgcagcactttggCCTTGTTCTCCTGGGGTCACACAGAGGGCACAGCAACTTTCATCATTAATTTCAACATTGATTTTATGCCACAGCCCACCGGTGACCTCTAGTAAATCCATAAGATACAGAATATATTACAGTATTTTTGTCAACTCAGCAGCACATGCATAACACAGctacacaaacaaatgagaaactgggggtgacagaggaaaagaggcgCCGCACAGAACATCTCGTCCAGTACATGCTCCGGCTTTCACAAACAGAGGCACTGCTCTATGGCTGCATTACCTCCAGTATGTGGTTGAACTGGGCCTTGAGCTCAAAGTATGGTTTGGATTTAACGATGACCCTTTTGAGGGACTTCTGCAGCATCTGAACTCGAGCCTCGGCCTCCTGACAGGCGTGCGTGACACGCATGTGCTCCCTCTCGCTGCGGAGTCGCTCCTCCTCGGCTTCGTTCACCTGTGAGAGACACGCAGGAGCAGGGTGTTAGCaagtacgcacacacatacacaaagca
It includes:
- the sh3bp5la gene encoding SH3-binding domain protein 5-like, a, whose protein sequence is MEPGDLRESPAGSGESDAGDWREVIPGEDEEVKAAETNGNALDTARRDTCEEGESEKQKCVAEQLHSPYEEELDPRIQEELEHLNEASAEINRLELQLDDARSGYRKILTESARKLNAQSSQLGGCIEKARPYYEARRLAKEAQQETQKAALSYERAVSMHTAAREMVYVAEQGLMADGKNTLDPTWQEMLNHATSKVNEAEEERLRSEREHMRVTHACQEAEARVQMLQKSLKRVIVKSKPYFELKAQFNHILEENKAKVLQLEQQVAKVKTRYSIALRNLEQISEQIHAQRGRDQAEGGCPTVCGGRSPPVGAESDIRVKKEGGACSGGAMGSDRVDAAIDLVEKYKEKENEKERERAGSDSLSVFSLQTIASDLEKYDSIEHLGDLSDVGSVTGDEGEKERGGVIDRRDKLTETSAKERQQQFYKQHHRSFSL